In Pelosinus sp. UFO1, one genomic interval encodes:
- a CDS encoding PTS sugar transporter subunit IIB: protein MLTILTVCGNGIGSSIMLKMKIDEICEDHHIKVSVESADFNSAQGKKTDLIITVKELASQFEGREVAVVRSYINKKKIEEDILEILLRLHESKM, encoded by the coding sequence ATGCTTACGATTTTAACTGTATGTGGAAATGGGATTGGCAGCAGTATTATGTTAAAAATGAAAATTGATGAAATCTGTGAAGACCATCATATCAAAGTTTCTGTGGAATCGGCTGATTTTAATTCGGCACAAGGAAAAAAGACAGACCTGATTATCACGGTAAAAGAACTGGCCTCTCAATTCGAGGGGCGTGAAGTAGCGGTGGTGCGAAGTTACATAAACAAGAAAAAAATTGAAGAAGACATTCTTGAAATTCTTTTGAGATTACATGAAAGTAAAATGTAG
- a CDS encoding PTS ascorbate transporter subunit IIC — protein MSTLTIILEFFRDVLKQPALLMGIMALIGLVALKRPMFKVMTGTLKPILGYLMLGAGADFIVANLNPLGKMIEEGFHITGVVPNNEAIVSVAQKVLGIETMSILLAGLVINLMIARFTKYKYVFLTGHHSFFMACLLSAVLGASGMKGIELILIGGFILGAWSAISPAIGQKYTLKVTDGDEIAMGHFGSLGYYLSAWVGKFAGKAEESTEKIQIPEQWGFLRDTTISTALTMMVFYLIAAFAAGPSFVATLAGEMSPFLFAIMAALKFAVGVTIVYAGVRMILGDLIPAFQGIATKIIPNAIPAVDCAVFFTYAPTAVVIGFISSFIGGVIGMLLLGIAGGVLIIPGLVPHFFCGATAGIYGNATGGRRGAALGAFVNGLAITFLPAFLLPVLGQLGFQNTTFGDADFGFLGILLGKASNAIGPAGIYVIVAILLIVLLIPNFIKTKTHAINNVQG, from the coding sequence ATGTCCACATTGACTATCATTCTAGAATTTTTTCGAGACGTTCTAAAACAACCCGCCTTATTAATGGGGATCATGGCGCTGATCGGGCTGGTTGCGTTAAAAAGGCCTATGTTCAAAGTCATGACAGGGACCTTAAAGCCAATATTGGGTTATCTGATGTTGGGGGCAGGTGCGGATTTTATCGTTGCCAATTTGAACCCTCTAGGGAAAATGATTGAAGAAGGTTTTCATATTACCGGTGTAGTTCCTAACAATGAAGCGATTGTTTCTGTAGCACAAAAAGTACTGGGTATTGAAACCATGTCGATTCTGTTGGCTGGATTGGTTATTAATCTTATGATTGCAAGATTTACCAAATACAAATATGTATTTTTAACTGGGCATCATAGTTTCTTTATGGCTTGTCTTCTCTCGGCAGTTTTAGGTGCTTCGGGGATGAAGGGGATCGAGCTGATCCTTATTGGCGGTTTTATTCTCGGGGCATGGAGTGCCATATCACCAGCGATTGGGCAAAAATATACATTAAAAGTGACCGATGGTGATGAGATTGCCATGGGACATTTCGGTAGTTTAGGCTATTATTTATCCGCATGGGTTGGTAAATTCGCTGGGAAGGCAGAAGAAAGTACAGAGAAAATACAAATTCCCGAGCAATGGGGATTTCTTAGAGATACCACCATATCCACGGCACTTACAATGATGGTATTTTACTTAATTGCAGCCTTTGCTGCAGGGCCGAGCTTTGTAGCAACTTTAGCTGGTGAGATGTCACCTTTCTTATTTGCTATCATGGCGGCACTGAAATTTGCTGTTGGCGTTACCATAGTGTATGCTGGGGTCAGAATGATCCTTGGTGATTTAATCCCTGCTTTCCAAGGAATTGCGACAAAGATAATACCCAATGCCATTCCTGCAGTGGATTGTGCTGTATTTTTCACCTATGCTCCAACAGCAGTAGTAATTGGCTTTATTAGCTCCTTTATTGGCGGAGTTATAGGCATGTTGCTGTTAGGTATTGCTGGAGGCGTGCTTATTATACCAGGGCTTGTTCCACATTTCTTTTGCGGTGCAACCGCTGGGATTTACGGTAATGCTACAGGCGGTAGGAGGGGAGCTGCATTAGGGGCTTTTGTAAACGGTTTAGCCATTACTTTTCTACCTGCATTTCTGCTTCCTGTCCTTGGACAATTAGGCTTTCAAAATACTACCTTCGGTGATGCTGATTTTGGCTTCTTGGGTATTTTGTTAGGTAAGGCATCTAATGCGATAGGCCCAGCAGGGATTTATGTCATTGTAGCGATTTTGCTTATTGTTTTACTGATTCCAAACTTTATTAAAACAAAAACTCATGCGATAAATAATGTGCAAGGTTAA
- a CDS encoding carbohydrate kinase family protein, whose protein sequence is MSDEVTKIVDVVGIGVSTLDMFTVVDTFPTTREVQKAVTMVLDGGGPVATAMVTLAKLGANTVMIDNLGGDWSGSLILQDFKKYNVSTDCIEVFPEHSSSVANILVQKSTGIRAIIYHPGSAPELKDILKYSSVIQTAKVLHINGRHLDASLQAIDIAKKAGVKVSFDGGANRYHLGMRLIVPKVDICIVAKDFALAYANGTSIEHAGEMLLKNGPELVVITDGVNGSWVFSNDIGSFRQPAFKIENVVDTTGCGDSYHGAFLYGLIQNMSLKKTSEFASAVAALNTQSFGGRKGLPSLETVEKFLLSYKS, encoded by the coding sequence ATGTCTGATGAAGTTACTAAAATAGTAGATGTGGTAGGAATCGGAGTCTCAACGCTGGACATGTTTACCGTGGTTGATACATTTCCGACGACTAGAGAAGTGCAAAAAGCCGTAACTATGGTTCTTGATGGCGGCGGCCCAGTTGCTACAGCAATGGTGACTTTGGCGAAGTTAGGTGCTAATACGGTTATGATTGATAATCTGGGAGGGGATTGGAGTGGTTCGCTAATTTTACAAGATTTTAAAAAGTATAATGTTAGCACAGATTGTATAGAAGTTTTCCCAGAACATTCTTCTTCCGTAGCCAATATATTGGTGCAAAAAAGCACGGGAATAAGAGCAATCATTTATCATCCCGGATCGGCTCCAGAGCTAAAAGATATTTTAAAGTATTCCTCGGTAATACAAACAGCTAAAGTACTGCATATCAATGGTCGGCATTTAGATGCGAGTCTGCAGGCCATTGATATTGCGAAAAAAGCAGGAGTCAAAGTATCATTTGATGGTGGGGCAAACCGATATCACCTTGGTATGCGGCTTATTGTGCCAAAGGTAGATATTTGTATTGTCGCCAAGGATTTTGCCCTTGCCTATGCTAACGGTACTTCAATTGAACATGCTGGGGAAATGTTGCTGAAAAACGGTCCAGAGCTTGTCGTAATTACAGATGGAGTAAACGGCAGCTGGGTTTTTAGCAATGACATCGGTAGCTTTCGTCAACCTGCCTTTAAGATCGAAAATGTAGTAGATACAACAGGATGTGGCGATAGTTACCATGGGGCATTCTTATATGGATTAATCCAAAACATGTCATTGAAAAAAACATCCGAGTTTGCTAGTGCAGTTGCTGCCCTTAATACCCAATCCTTTGGCGGAAGAAAGGGATTGCCTTCGTTGGAAACCGTTGAGAAATTTTTATTAAGCTATAAGAGTTAA
- a CDS encoding GlsB/YeaQ/YmgE family stress response membrane protein translates to MLWFLLIGLISGWLAGMISRGGGFGLWGDLVTGVVGSFIGSFAFNLLGIGAYGTIGSIISATVGAIILLWVIRMFNVAAPAQKKK, encoded by the coding sequence ATGTTATGGTTTTTATTAATTGGATTGATCTCTGGATGGCTAGCTGGCATGATTTCCAGAGGTGGAGGTTTTGGTCTTTGGGGTGATTTGGTAACAGGTGTTGTAGGTTCTTTTATTGGTAGTTTTGCCTTTAATCTTTTGGGCATCGGCGCATATGGTACAATCGGATCAATAATTTCAGCTACTGTAGGGGCCATTATACTTTTATGGGTTATACGGATGTTTAACGTAGCAGCCCCCGCACAGAAGAAAAAATGA
- the dinB gene encoding DNA polymerase IV, with protein MKRTILHVDLNNFYASVECLYRPEIRSKPVIVCGDIEARHGIVLAKNYPAKALGIKTGEANWEAKQKCPELVMVRADFAKYLQFSRMARKIYADYTDQVESFGVDEAWLDVSGTEKIFGSGFAIANQIRQRLQDELGLTGSVGVSWNKIFAKLGSDLKKPNATTVIAEENFQQVVWPLPVGELLYVGRATRRKLANRAIYTIGELANRDRNDLKLLLGVWGETLWHFANGLDSAPVKQVGEETLIKSVGNSTTTPRDLVNNQDVKLIIYVLAESVAARLRKHGLKCKTVSITARSSELLSFERQAKVPDPTFLSNEIAKRAMELFQANYRWDKPIRSLGVRGSDLVTAEGHVQLGLFENSQLDAENLEFTIDNLHKRFGHYSVQRCAMLLDRQLTGFNPKEDHVIHPISYFR; from the coding sequence ATGAAGCGCACCATCTTACACGTAGATCTTAATAATTTTTATGCCAGTGTAGAGTGTTTGTATAGGCCTGAAATACGCAGCAAACCTGTTATTGTATGCGGTGATATTGAGGCACGTCATGGCATAGTTTTGGCAAAAAACTACCCTGCCAAGGCCCTAGGAATCAAAACCGGTGAGGCAAATTGGGAAGCAAAGCAAAAGTGCCCAGAATTAGTAATGGTACGAGCAGATTTTGCTAAATATCTGCAGTTTTCTAGAATGGCGAGAAAAATATACGCAGATTATACAGACCAAGTTGAATCATTTGGAGTCGACGAAGCTTGGCTTGATGTTTCTGGTACAGAAAAAATATTCGGTTCTGGCTTTGCTATTGCAAATCAAATTAGGCAGCGCTTACAGGATGAGCTTGGACTTACAGGATCTGTCGGCGTATCATGGAATAAAATCTTTGCTAAGCTTGGCAGTGATCTAAAAAAACCAAATGCTACAACGGTTATTGCAGAAGAAAATTTTCAGCAGGTTGTGTGGCCCCTGCCAGTTGGCGAACTTTTATATGTTGGTCGCGCGACTAGACGTAAACTTGCAAATCGCGCTATATATACCATTGGGGAACTAGCCAACCGGGATCGGAATGATTTAAAGCTATTGTTAGGAGTCTGGGGAGAGACGTTGTGGCATTTCGCAAACGGCCTTGATTCAGCTCCAGTAAAGCAAGTAGGGGAAGAAACTCTTATCAAATCGGTAGGTAACAGCACGACAACGCCAAGAGATTTAGTAAATAATCAAGATGTTAAATTAATTATCTATGTGCTGGCAGAGAGTGTGGCAGCTAGGTTACGAAAACACGGTCTTAAATGTAAAACGGTTTCTATCACTGCACGCAGTAGTGAACTATTATCTTTTGAGAGACAGGCCAAAGTTCCCGATCCAACGTTTTTGTCGAATGAGATAGCAAAAAGGGCGATGGAATTATTTCAAGCAAATTATCGATGGGATAAGCCAATTCGTAGTCTTGGAGTTAGGGGGAGTGATCTAGTAACAGCTGAGGGGCATGTGCAGCTTGGTTTATTTGAAAATAGTCAGTTGGATGCAGAAAACTTGGAGTTTACTATAGATAATCTACATAAACGTTTTGGACATTATAGTGTCCAGCGTTGTGCTATGTTACTTGATAGACAGCTTACTGGTTTCAATCCCAAGGAAGATCATGTTATACATCCAATATCATATTTTAGGTAG
- a CDS encoding DUF960 family protein — MCNEEKSSDSLLADIGLDIQRVLWSLFECWKNEGTEADHVQVFELSVEFACGEVYQKVVHSQEGKTETFYYKNIYHPVDATIWIVDSEEGAVMMKTEKK; from the coding sequence ATGTGTAATGAGGAAAAATCTAGTGATTCATTGCTTGCTGATATTGGACTAGATATACAAAGGGTTTTATGGAGTTTATTTGAGTGCTGGAAAAATGAAGGCACTGAAGCTGACCATGTACAAGTATTTGAGTTATCAGTCGAATTTGCATGTGGCGAGGTTTATCAAAAGGTAGTTCACTCTCAGGAAGGAAAAACAGAGACTTTTTATTATAAAAATATATACCATCCAGTTGATGCTACCATATGGATAGTCGATAGTGAAGAGGGTGCAGTCATGATGAAAACAGAAAAGAAGTGA
- a CDS encoding aldo/keto reductase translates to MVSVLGFGCMRLPIIDGDTTHIDENKAIKMIRHAIDEGVNYIDTAYPYHGKGMEHGGESEPFVAKALKDGYRERVKLATKLPSWLIKTRTDMDRYLNEQLERLQTDTIDFYLVHTLNATTWPILKEAGICDFLDQAIKDGRIKHAGFSFHERIGLFKEIVDYYDWSFCQIQYNYLDETYQAGKEGLEYAAKKGLGIAIMEPLRGGKIAENLPEDALTFFNQADNKRTPAEWALRWVWNHPEVSVALSGMTTMDHVTENIKITQDAQANSLTEKEIGIINQVKTLFKKRIKVNCTACAYCMPCPAGVNIPGCFTILNDYLISGGTPELKDRFKHLYNFRVGAAAHASKCVDCGKCESHCPQGILIRQELNTVKELFESI, encoded by the coding sequence ATGGTTTCCGTTTTAGGATTTGGCTGTATGAGACTTCCTATTATTGATGGTGATACGACTCATATTGATGAGAACAAGGCAATCAAGATGATTCGTCATGCGATAGATGAAGGCGTAAACTATATCGATACTGCCTATCCTTATCATGGCAAAGGCATGGAACATGGCGGAGAAAGTGAACCCTTTGTTGCAAAAGCACTAAAGGATGGCTATCGAGAGCGTGTGAAGTTAGCTACTAAACTCCCCAGCTGGTTAATAAAAACAAGAACAGATATGGACAGATACTTAAATGAGCAATTAGAAAGGCTTCAGACAGATACCATTGATTTTTATTTAGTGCACACACTGAATGCTACTACATGGCCTATATTAAAGGAAGCTGGAATTTGTGATTTTCTAGACCAAGCCATCAAGGATGGTAGAATTAAACATGCAGGATTTTCCTTCCACGAGAGAATTGGCCTGTTTAAAGAAATCGTAGACTATTATGATTGGTCCTTCTGCCAAATTCAATATAATTATTTGGATGAAACCTATCAAGCTGGCAAAGAAGGCCTAGAATATGCAGCAAAAAAGGGACTAGGTATTGCCATTATGGAACCACTTCGTGGGGGGAAGATTGCTGAAAATCTCCCTGAAGATGCTCTTACCTTTTTCAATCAGGCAGATAATAAGCGAACTCCAGCGGAATGGGCTTTGCGTTGGGTCTGGAATCATCCAGAAGTTTCTGTTGCCTTAAGTGGGATGACAACTATGGATCATGTTACTGAAAACATAAAAATTACCCAAGATGCCCAGGCAAATTCTTTAACAGAAAAGGAAATAGGCATTATTAATCAAGTAAAAACTCTTTTCAAAAAACGAATAAAAGTCAACTGTACAGCCTGTGCCTACTGTATGCCTTGTCCTGCAGGCGTAAACATTCCAGGTTGTTTTACAATTCTCAATGACTATTTGATCTCGGGCGGTACACCAGAGTTAAAAGATCGGTTTAAGCATTTATATAATTTCCGTGTAGGCGCTGCAGCCCATGCATCCAAATGCGTAGACTGTGGCAAATGTGAAAGTCATTGTCCACAAGGCATCTTAATTCGTCAAGAATTGAATACGGTTAAAGAATTATTTGAATCCATTTAG
- a CDS encoding LacI family DNA-binding transcriptional regulator, which translates to MKKKNITDIANRVGVSPATVSNALNNRKGVSEETKLKIVRAAKELEYYKESGKRQKTIRFVIYKKHGLIVSDTPFFSSLIEGIANECRNQGYELLISHVYHSECEEIIHTVAAEYSQGLIILATEMCLADLAPFYDFDIPIVLLDSYFKEENFDCVLINNRDASYRATKYLVQMGHTQFGYLHSTLPINNFYYRKAGFKDALQEFKIQSNAEFELFLEPTMEGSYRDMKALLEKGDIELPTAFVADNDIIAFGAMRALKEREIRIPEDVSIVGFDDMPFCEITSPRLTTSKVFKQDIGSTAVKRLLQNIEGNKERVTQRIEVNTELIIRDSVLQLRS; encoded by the coding sequence ATGAAGAAAAAAAATATTACTGATATAGCAAATAGAGTAGGCGTATCGCCAGCGACTGTATCGAATGCACTTAATAATCGGAAGGGTGTTAGTGAAGAAACAAAGCTAAAAATTGTTAGAGCCGCCAAAGAACTAGAATATTACAAGGAATCGGGTAAGAGGCAAAAAACTATTCGCTTTGTTATTTATAAAAAACATGGTCTGATTGTATCTGATACTCCATTCTTTTCATCATTAATTGAGGGAATTGCAAATGAGTGTAGGAACCAGGGATACGAATTATTGATTTCCCATGTATATCATAGTGAGTGTGAAGAAATTATTCATACGGTTGCCGCTGAGTATTCTCAAGGCCTAATTATTTTAGCTACTGAAATGTGTCTAGCAGATTTAGCTCCTTTTTACGATTTTGATATACCCATCGTCCTATTAGATAGTTATTTTAAAGAAGAAAATTTTGATTGTGTACTGATTAACAATAGGGATGCTTCCTATCGAGCTACAAAATATTTGGTGCAAATGGGACATACCCAATTTGGGTATCTTCATAGTACGTTACCTATTAATAATTTTTACTATCGAAAGGCTGGATTTAAAGATGCGTTACAAGAGTTTAAAATCCAAAGTAATGCAGAATTTGAACTTTTCTTGGAACCAACTATGGAAGGGTCTTATAGAGATATGAAGGCTTTGTTAGAAAAAGGTGATATTGAATTACCCACAGCTTTTGTTGCTGATAATGATATCATTGCTTTTGGTGCAATGCGAGCTTTAAAGGAGAGAGAGATTCGAATTCCAGAAGATGTATCCATAGTGGGTTTTGATGATATGCCATTTTGTGAAATTACCAGTCCCCGGTTGACGACTAGTAAAGTTTTTAAGCAAGATATTGGCAGTACTGCAGTTAAAAGACTACTTCAAAATATAGAAGGCAATAAAGAGAGGGTTACGCAAAGAATCGAGGTGAATACGGAACTGATCATTAGAGATAGTGTTTTACAATTAAGATCTTAA
- a CDS encoding L-fucose/L-arabinose isomerase family protein, whose product MREKIKLGFAPTRRFVFSKEDAHKFKKLILEKISQFDIDIVDLEGINKEGLLFDNDEDAKKIIKRFKEAEVDAVFFPHCNFGTEDTVARIAKALQKPVLLWGPRDEAPLADGSRLRDTQCGLFATGKVLRRFNVPYTYIVNSTLEDPVFTRGFKNFIAASNVVKKVRSLRILQVSTRPAGFWTMICNEGELLEKFGIEVYPVTLQDIKDLTEQVEREKAIELTDTIQLITSKLDCSEVDDVSITRVAALKVALSKLIKDHGCSAMAIQCWTALQNSIGIMPCLANALLTDEGIPAVCETDIHGAITAVMAQAAAMDTTAPFFADLTVRDEKNANAELLFHCGNFPISLVDKECTPRFRHHFLFDSHAPGTHESEIKGGNVSIVRFDGDHGEYSLFLGKAKGIKGAFTRGTYLWIEVNDWPLWEEKLVTGPYVHHCVGIHQDVIPALFEACKYIPGLQPDPVDPTKEQIEAFLRGKN is encoded by the coding sequence ATGAGAGAGAAAATTAAGCTTGGTTTTGCTCCTACACGGCGTTTCGTATTTAGTAAAGAAGATGCCCATAAGTTTAAAAAACTGATCTTAGAAAAAATTTCTCAGTTTGATATTGATATCGTTGATCTGGAAGGCATAAATAAAGAGGGACTCTTGTTTGATAATGATGAAGATGCAAAGAAAATTATTAAACGATTTAAAGAGGCCGAAGTAGATGCTGTATTTTTTCCTCATTGTAATTTTGGTACAGAAGATACAGTAGCGCGAATTGCAAAGGCTTTGCAAAAACCAGTACTCCTATGGGGGCCTAGAGACGAAGCGCCATTAGCAGATGGAAGTCGGCTGAGGGATACCCAATGTGGGTTATTTGCTACTGGCAAAGTACTGCGACGTTTTAATGTTCCCTATACATATATCGTGAATAGCACATTGGAAGATCCTGTGTTCACTAGAGGATTTAAAAATTTTATTGCTGCCAGCAATGTAGTGAAAAAAGTGAGAAGCTTGCGAATCTTACAAGTGTCTACCCGTCCAGCTGGCTTTTGGACAATGATTTGTAATGAAGGGGAACTTCTCGAAAAGTTTGGGATTGAAGTTTATCCAGTAACATTGCAAGATATTAAGGACTTAACTGAGCAAGTGGAAAGAGAAAAGGCTATAGAGCTTACAGACACAATTCAATTAATTACCTCGAAATTAGATTGCAGTGAAGTAGATGATGTTTCCATCACAAGGGTAGCGGCATTAAAGGTTGCTTTATCAAAATTGATTAAAGATCATGGGTGTTCTGCTATGGCTATACAATGCTGGACAGCATTGCAAAATAGTATCGGTATCATGCCTTGCCTAGCCAATGCATTATTGACGGATGAAGGTATACCAGCGGTATGCGAAACGGATATACATGGGGCAATAACGGCTGTGATGGCCCAAGCAGCAGCTATGGATACAACAGCGCCTTTCTTTGCTGACTTAACAGTTAGGGATGAGAAGAATGCCAATGCCGAATTATTATTTCATTGTGGAAATTTCCCCATATCTCTGGTAGATAAGGAATGTACACCTCGATTTAGACATCATTTCTTATTTGATTCTCATGCCCCAGGCACCCATGAAAGTGAAATCAAAGGTGGAAATGTATCAATTGTTCGTTTTGATGGTGACCATGGTGAATATTCCTTATTTTTGGGTAAGGCAAAGGGTATAAAAGGTGCATTTACTCGAGGGACTTACTTATGGATTGAAGTTAACGATTGGCCTTTGTGGGAAGAAAAGTTAGTGACTGGCCCTTATGTACATCATTGCGTAGGTATACACCAGGACGTAATTCCAGCTCTTTTTGAAGCCTGTAAATATATACCTGGTTTGCAGCCTGATCCAGTGGATCCAACTAAAGAACAAATTGAAGCATTCTTACGTGGCAAAAATTAA
- a CDS encoding transketolase, with product MVTTEELKGKARQIRQDVIEMVYKAKTGHTGSSLSNADILTTLYYSSMYIDPQNPQLADRDRFILSKGHAVESYYAILADKGFFPKEELETFSQFGSRLLGHPNNKVPGVEMNTGALGHGLSISVGMALAAKKDQKSYRVFTLMGDGEQAEGSIWEAAMAAAHYRLDNLVGIIDRNKLQISGTTDFVMGLEPLEEKWKAFGWEVISADGHDIEKMRSVFEEVPRIKGKPTLVMAYTTKGKGISYMENVPHWHHGVPTAEEYKQALQELSGTEGCKHEFHTK from the coding sequence TTGGTTACTACGGAAGAGTTAAAGGGAAAAGCAAGACAAATACGCCAAGATGTAATCGAAATGGTTTATAAGGCAAAAACAGGTCATACGGGTTCCTCACTATCCAACGCGGATATTTTGACTACGCTATATTATAGTAGCATGTATATAGATCCACAAAATCCACAGTTAGCTGATAGAGATCGATTTATTCTCAGTAAAGGGCACGCAGTTGAATCTTACTATGCGATACTTGCCGATAAAGGCTTTTTCCCAAAAGAAGAACTTGAAACCTTTAGTCAGTTTGGTAGTAGGTTACTTGGGCACCCCAATAATAAAGTTCCAGGAGTAGAAATGAATACTGGCGCATTAGGACATGGTCTTTCTATATCTGTGGGTATGGCATTAGCAGCTAAAAAAGATCAAAAATCCTATCGAGTATTTACCTTGATGGGGGATGGGGAACAGGCTGAAGGATCTATATGGGAAGCTGCTATGGCGGCAGCACATTATCGACTTGATAATTTAGTTGGTATAATTGATCGCAATAAATTACAAATTTCAGGAACGACAGACTTTGTAATGGGACTGGAGCCCTTAGAAGAAAAGTGGAAAGCCTTTGGCTGGGAAGTGATCTCTGCCGACGGACACGATATAGAAAAAATGCGCAGCGTATTCGAAGAGGTGCCAAGGATAAAAGGGAAGCCGACTTTGGTTATGGCATATACAACCAAAGGCAAAGGGATATCGTATATGGAAAATGTGCCTCATTGGCACCATGGAGTACCTACGGCAGAAGAATACAAACAGGCGCTACAAGAACTATCAGGAACGGAGGGGTGCAAGCATGAATTCCATACCAAATAG
- a CDS encoding transketolase family protein encodes MNSIPNRQIICDALIAFGKIDRDILVLTSDSRGSASMTNFAKELPEQLIEVGIAEQNLVGIAAGLAASGKKPFVASPACFLTMRSIEQIKVDVAYSKTNVKLIGISGGVSYGALGMSHHSLQDLAVMRAIPGVAIVLPADRFETKLAVEALLVHKGPAYMRIGRNAVADVYQSEEYEFQIGKAVTLAEGKDLTIIATGEMVKVAVDSAVELKHMGINCRVLNMHTIKPLDEEAIIKAARETGKIITIEEHSIFGGLGSAVAEVVAQNHPAPVKILGILDEPAIAGKAQEVFAYYGLCVKNIKKIALELLK; translated from the coding sequence ATGAATTCCATACCAAATAGACAAATCATATGTGATGCACTCATTGCTTTTGGCAAAATAGATAGGGACATTCTTGTTCTTACGAGTGATTCTCGGGGATCAGCTTCTATGACCAATTTTGCCAAGGAATTGCCGGAACAGCTTATTGAGGTAGGGATTGCTGAGCAGAATTTAGTTGGGATTGCTGCAGGCCTTGCTGCTTCGGGCAAGAAACCCTTTGTCGCTTCACCGGCTTGTTTTTTAACCATGCGTAGTATCGAGCAGATAAAAGTAGATGTTGCTTATTCAAAAACGAATGTAAAGCTAATCGGTATCAGTGGTGGGGTAAGCTATGGAGCCCTTGGCATGTCTCATCACTCATTACAAGATCTTGCGGTAATGCGGGCCATTCCAGGCGTTGCTATTGTACTTCCCGCTGATCGATTTGAGACAAAACTGGCGGTCGAAGCTTTACTTGTCCATAAGGGGCCTGCTTATATGAGAATTGGCCGTAATGCAGTTGCCGATGTATATCAATCTGAAGAGTATGAATTCCAAATTGGCAAGGCAGTCACTTTGGCAGAAGGAAAGGATCTTACAATAATAGCAACTGGGGAAATGGTGAAAGTAGCAGTTGATAGTGCTGTTGAATTGAAACATATGGGAATTAATTGTAGGGTCTTAAATATGCATACCATTAAGCCGTTAGATGAAGAAGCGATTATTAAAGCAGCTAGAGAAACAGGCAAGATCATTACGATAGAGGAACATAGTATTTTTGGTGGCTTGGGCTCAGCAGTTGCTGAAGTGGTAGCGCAGAATCATCCAGCACCGGTAAAAATTCTTGGTATTTTGGATGAACCTGCTATAGCTGGAAAAGCTCAAGAAGTATTTGCGTATTATGGTCTTTGCGTTAAAAATATTAAAAAAATTGCTTTGGAATTATTGAAGTAA